From Xiphophorus hellerii strain 12219 chromosome 20, Xiphophorus_hellerii-4.1, whole genome shotgun sequence, the proteins below share one genomic window:
- the sirt4 gene encoding NAD-dependent protein lipoamidase sirtuin-4, mitochondrial: MRLPLRLFPFLPAPVRTASSVPAGKLNFVPACSTADARSLELLQDFVSRSRRLFVVTGAGLSTESGIPDYRSEGVGLYARTDRRPMQHTEFTRSAKSRQRYWARNFVGWPQFSSHQPNCAHRTLRSWEEKGKLHWLVTQNVDALHSKAGQTRITELHGCAHRVTCLGCGSITAREQLQRRFVSLNPDWSAQAGAVAPDGDVFLDDEQVLNFRVPSCERCGGILKPEVTFFGDTVAKATVQFVQERLAEADAVLVIGSSLQVYSGYRVLLAASDKKMPIAILNIGPTRADHLAGLKVKGRCSEVLSVIQPL; the protein is encoded by the exons ATGCGGCTGCCGCTGCGCCTCTTCCCATTTCTCCCCGCTCCTGTCCGGACAGCCTCCTCTGTCCCTGCGGGGAAGCTGAATTTCGTCCCCGCTTGCAGCACCGCCGATGCCCGCtctctggagctgctgcaggactTTGTGTCCCGATCCAGGCGGTTGTTTGTGGTCACCGGAGCGGGTCTGTCTACGGAGTCGGGCATCCCGGATTACCGCTCGGAGGGTGTCGGGTTGTACGCCCGCACCGACAGGAGACCGATGCAGCACACGGAGTTTACCCGCAGCGCCAAGTCCCGACAGAGATACTGGGCCAGAAACTTCGTCGGGTGGCCGCAGTTCTCCTCCCATCAGCCCAACTGTGCCCACCGGACTCTGCGGAGCTGGGAGGAGAAGGGGAAGCTGCACTGGCTCGTCACCCAGAATGTAGACGCCCTTCACTCCAAGGCAGGACAGACACGGATTACGGAACTCCACGGCTGCGCCCACAG GGTAACATGTCTTGGCTGTGGCAGCATCACCGCGCGGGAGCAGCTGCAGAGGCGGTTTGTCTCATTAAACCCGGATTGGAGCGCTCAGGCAGGAGCCGTGGCTCCGGATGGCGACGTCTTCTTAGATGACGAGCAGGTCCTGAACTTCAGGGTCCCGTCCTGTGAGCGGTGTGGGGGGATACTGAAGCCAGAGGTTACATTTTTTGGAGACACGGTGGCCAAAGCAACGGTGCAATTCGTGCAGGAGAGACTGGCAGAGGCGGACGCAGTGCTGGTTATCGGCTCGTCGCTGCAG GTGTACTCAGGATACAGGGTTCTACTGGCAGCGAGCGACAAGAAGATGCCGATCGCCATCCTGAACATCGGACCCACCAGAGCAGATCACCTGGCAGGGCTGAAAGTGAAGGGCCGCTGTAGTGAAGTTCTGTCAGTCATCCAGCCCCTCTGA
- the c20h1orf74 gene encoding LOW QUALITY PROTEIN: UPF0739 protein C1orf74 homolog (The sequence of the model RefSeq protein was modified relative to this genomic sequence to represent the inferred CDS: deleted 2 bases in 2 codons; substituted 1 base at 1 genomic stop codon): MTLFFSYVHKCTGVISIFFDVQIEFAPNSPTKNFIFIILFATMTVEDLFVSAARNSLRSGRKGLSVAQSLNLAAQVLTVDLGLKPALLYDSNAACAEQLQRYLSCLRSLQLVSQSLLTLDLNGNSLIINADALRSNLEKMLRDGGPPVVNVSVSLEKPTISNAQRRLADRCEWQIFXLLLEEFQRHDEADKPLYVGEKSEDWNLCTIFGLLLGYPVTYWFDQARSFENCLSMTPLVVATASAAWQTDGNAHRFCLYSFSVPAALQEETQPELENWRFRLQERFEQQSIMKDLSISQSTVTLPSICL, translated from the exons atgacatTGTTTTTCTCCTATGTACACAAGTGCACAGGTGTCATCTCTATTTTCTTTGACGTACAGATTGAATTTGCCCCAAACTCTCCcacaaaaaactttattttcattattttattcgCAACCATGACAGTGGAGGACCTCTTTGTCTCTGCAGCCCGTAACTCTCTGCGTTCTGGTAGAAAGGGTCTCTCC GTGGCTCAAAGTCTGAATCTTGCTGCTCAGGTCTTGACTGTGGATCTGGGGCTGAAGCCTGCTCTCCTGTACGACAGCAACGCTGCCTGTGCCGAACAGCTCCAGCGGTATCTGAGCTGCCTACGGTCTCTCCAGCTCGTGTCTCAATCCCTCCTCACGCTGGATTTAAATGGAAACAGTCTCATTATCAACGCAGATGCCCTCAGATCTAATTTAGAGAAGATGCTTCGTGACGGTGGTCCGCCTGTTGTaaatgtctctgtgtctttggaGAAGCCCACCATCTCTAATGCTCAGAGAAGACTGGCTGACAGGTGTGAGTGGCAGATATTCTAGCTCCTTCTGGAGGAGTTTCAGCGACACGACGAGGCTGAC AAACCTCTTTATGTTGGCGAGAAATCTGAAGATTGGAACCTGTGCACCATATTTGGTCTCTTACTGGGTTACCCAGTCACCTACTGGTTTGATCAGGCCAGGAGCTTTGAAAACTGTCTGTCCATGACGCCGCTGGTGGTGGCTACAGCATCAGCAGCATGGCAGACGGACGGCAACGCTCACAGGTTCTGTCTGTATTCGTTCAGCGTTCCCGCCGCTCTGCAGGAGGAGACTCAGCCCGAGCTGGAGAACTGGAGGTTCAGGCTGCAGGAGAGATTTGAGCAGCAAAGCATCATGAAGGACCTCAGTATCAGTCAGTCCACCGTCACTCTTCCCTCCATCTGTTTGTGA
- the uqcc2 gene encoding ubiquinol-cytochrome-c reductase complex assembly factor 2 codes for MSATRYRRFLKLCEEWPRDETKKARDLGTFLRQRVASAFREGENTQLADPEKCDQMYESLARINGNAYRQRFPRVRDTSFTGVTAEECRVLLSGSMRQGMDEEKKGLWKSLMERFSSKSPEDGPEKSS; via the exons ATGTCTGCCACCAGATACCGTCGGTTCCTTAAACTGTGTGAGGAATGGCCCCGAGACGAGACCAAGAAGGCGCGGGATCTGGGGACATTTCTGCGGCAGAGAGTGGCTTCTGCGTTCCGCGAGGGTGAAAACACGCAG CTTGCAGATCCAGAGAAATGTGACCAGATGTATGAAAGTTTGGCTCGCATTAATGGAAATGCATACAGACAGCGG tttccTCGTGTGAGAGACACAAGTTTTACAGGAGTTACAGCGGAGGAGTGTCGAGTACTTTTGTCAG GCAGTATGAGGCAGGGCATGGATGAGGAAAAGAAAGGTTTATGGAAGTCGCTAATGGAGAGATTCTCCTCCAAATCACCAGAAGACGGTCCAGAAAAAAGCTcctga
- the tspo gene encoding translocator protein, producing the protein MTMWLPMIGLTALPHIGGFYGGFITRKEVKNWYPTLNKPSWRPPNAAFPVVWTCLYTGMGYGSYLIWKELGGFTEDAVVPLGLYGLQLALNWAWTPIFFGAHKLKWALVEIVFLTGTVGATMVSWYSISRTASLLLAPYLSWLCLATALNYCVWRDNPEKKEE; encoded by the exons ATG ACCATGTGGCTGCCTATGATTGGGTTGACGGCTTTGCCGCACATCGGTGGTTTCTATGGTGGCTTCATTACACGCAAAGAGGTAAAAAACTGGTACCCAACCCTGAACAAACCCTCATGGCGCCCACCAAACGCAGCATTCCCTGTGGTGTGGACTTGCCTGTACACCGGAATGGG GTATGGCTCCTACCTGATCTGGAAAGAGCTTGGAGGTTTCACTGAAGATGCTGTGGTTCCACTGGGGCTTTATGGGCTGCAGCTCGCTCTGAACTGGGCCTGGACTCCCATTTTCTTTGGTGCACACAAACTGAAATgg GCCCTGGTGGAGATCGTGTTTCTCACGGGGACGGTTGGAGCCACCATGGTGTCTTGGTATTCCATCAGCCGCACCGCCTCCCTGCTCCTCGCTCCCTATCTGTCCTGGCTGTGCCTCGCCACAGCCCTCAACTACTGCGTATGGAGAGATAACccagagaaaaaggaagagtAG
- the LOC116710882 gene encoding translocator protein-like, protein MSLPMIGFTALPHVGGILGGFIRRREVYTWYASLKKPSWCPPNGAFPVVWTSLYTGMGYGSYLIWKELGGFTEDAVVPMGLYGLQLALNWASVPLFFGAHSQKWGLIEIVLLDGAIGATMLSWYPISRTASLLLAPYLAWMCYTYRHPLLHMERQP, encoded by the exons ATGTCTCTGCCAATGATTGGGTTCACAGCCCTGCCCCATGTCGGAGGGATTCTTGGTGGCTTCATCCGACGCAGGGAGGTCTACACCTGGTACGCAAGCCTGAAGAAACCCTCCTGGTGCCCACCGAACGGAGCGTTCCCTGTGGTGTGGACGAGTCTTTACACAGGGATGGG GTATGGATCCTACCTAATTTGGAAAGAGCTTGGGGGTTTTACTGAAGATGCAGTGGTTCCAATGGGACTTTATGGGCTGCAGCTCGCTCTGAACTGGGCATCAGTTCCTCTTTTCTTTGGTGCACACAGTCAAAAATGG GGTCTAATTGAAATTGTGCTTCTCGATGGGGCAATTGGAGCCACCATGTTGTCTTGGTATCCCATTAGCCGCACTGCCTCTCTGCTCTTAGCGCCATATCTGGCTTGGATGTGTTACACCTACCGCCATCCGTTACTGCATATGGAGAGACAACCCTGA
- the frs3 gene encoding LOW QUALITY PROTEIN: fibroblast growth factor receptor substrate 2 (The sequence of the model RefSeq protein was modified relative to this genomic sequence to represent the inferred CDS: deleted 1 base in 1 codon), with protein MGSCWSCLYRDPIRDNHLTKFKVINVDDEGNELGSGIMELTQTELILHTRKRDAIRWPYLCLRRYGYDSNLFSFESGRRCQTGQGIFAFKCSRAEEIFNLLQELMQCNSINVVEESMMMSRSGHTPEMDMSRTPQTPNTPAFPVQSFPNGYPGYPIRGDSSQPSLDDHAHSLMALEDQTHTYVNTVSMDGDLSMRHCVHSLPEVRPSALPETTRGAMPVGGQGNPQSNMRCCPLEERKDPQVFLQPSSQEVKFMLGPTPAQRHLMERERLGHNPHNLQPAEGATGSETEGDEPGMHLCNSHSYHHFHHHMHRHPSHEHPDSSQSGELTYENINGLRSGRKQRLSPSSVSQSVGSSSSSSTGDSHSHSLLHSHGHGPSSLPPQGYACERGMGGGHRRTALLNYENLPSLPPVWEYSALQRDDEQEEDDEDQDEDEYEEEEDDFDEYEFSEGPGTPNGYHQDSRGIHRDALQNYVNTEQVQPTRLRHPCPPHPRACRPDSAGRIFSFDFRRRSRSGVGGCEHGHMPPSRQLNYIQVDLEEEPPRQALGSGGAQPQHQRLPPKQCGPPVPRRSECYAVIDLKKTAAMSNLQKALPRDDGTSRKTRHNSTDLPL; from the exons ATGGGGAGCTGCTGGAGCTGTCTGTACAGAGACCCCATCCGAGACAACCATCTCACCAAATTTAAg GTCATCAATGTTGATGATGAAGGCAACGAGCTCGGCTCTGGGATCATGGAGCTCACCCAGACTGAGCTCATTCTTCACACACGCAAAAGAGACGCCATCCGGTGGCCGTATCTCTGCCTGCGACGCTACGGCTATGACTCCAACCTGTTTTCCTTTGAGAGCGGCCGCCGCTGTCAGACAGGGCAGG GAATCTTTGCATTCAAGTGTTCACGGGCTGAAGAGATCTTCAAC TTGCTCCAGGAGCTGATGCAATGCAACAGCATCAATGTGGTGGAGGAGTCAATGATGATGAGTCGAAGTGGCCACACACCAGAGATGGACATGTCTCGGACACCACAGACTCCCAACA CTCCAGCTTTTCCTGTCCAGTCCTTTCCAAACGGATATCCAGGTTATCCCATCAGAGGGGATTCCTCCCAACCATCTCTTGATGATCATGCACACAGCCTCATGGCTTTGGAAGACCAG ACTCACACCTATGTGAATACTGTGAGTATGGACGGAGATCTTTCCATGCGTCACTGTGTGCACTCTCTGCCTGAGGTGCGGCCTAGCGCTTTGCCCGAAACGACACGTGGGGCCATGCCTGTCGGAGGCCAAGGGAACCCACAGTCCAACATGAGATGCTGTCCGCTTGAGGAGCGCAAAGACCCCCAGGTGTTCCTACAGCCGTCCTCGCAGGAGGTCAAGTTCATGTTGGGGCCCACTCCAGCTCAGCGCCATCTCATGGAGAGGGAGAGGCTCGGGCACAATCCTCACAACCTTCAGCCAGCAGAGGGTGCTACAGGTTCAGAGACGGAGGGGGACGAGCCTGGGATGCACTTGTGCAACTCTCACTCCTATCACCATTTCCACCACCACATGCACCGGCATCCGAGCCACGAGCACCCAGACAGCTCCCAGAGTGGCGAGCTCACCTACGAGAACATCAACGGCCTGCGAAGCGGCCGAAAGCAGCGCCTGAGCCCCAGCAGCGTGTCGCAGTCTGTGGGctcgagcagcagcagcagcactgggGATAGCCACTCACACTCACTGTTGCACTCACATGGCCACGGCCCTTCATCTCTGCCTCCTCAGGGCTACGCCTGTGAGAGGGGCATGGGCGGAGGCCACCGCCGGACAGCTCTTCTCAACTACGAAAACCTGCCCTCACTGCCACCTGTGTGGGAGTACAGCGCCTTGCAGCGGGAcgatgagcaggaggaggacGATGAAGATCAGGATGAGGATGAAtatgaagaagaggaggatgacTTTGATGAGTACGAGTTCTCAGAAGGCCCAGGAACGCCCAACGGGTACCACCAGGACAGTCGGGGTATCCACCGAGACGCCCTTCAGAACTATGTCAACACAGAGCAGGTGCAGCCGACCCGGCTCCGGCACCCCTGCCCCCCGCATCCTCGGGCGTGTCGACCAGACAGCGCAGGGCGAATATTTAGCTTCGATTTCCGAAGGCGATCACGTTCAGGGGTCGGAGGTTGCGAGCACGGTCACATGCCTCCATCGCGGCAGCTGAATTACATCCAGGTGGACCTGGAGGAAGAACCTCCCCGCCAAGCCCTCGGCAGTGGGGGTGCCCAGCCACAGCACCAGCGCCTACCACCCAAACAATGTGGCCCGCCGGTACCCAGACGCAGCGAGTGCTACGCCGTGATTGACCTGAAGAAGACCGCTGCCATGTCCAACCTGCAGAAAGCGCTGCCCAGGGATGATGGGACTTCCAGAAAGACTCGCCACAACAGCACAGACCTGCCTCTGTAA